The Mytilus galloprovincialis chromosome 4, xbMytGall1.hap1.1, whole genome shotgun sequence genome contains a region encoding:
- the LOC143073727 gene encoding uncharacterized protein LOC143073727, whose translation MKRLTLLITVLISQVCYTATDQIRRHELKNHSLLTKSNSNMYNADSEYSRDSGNKFIDTLKGVLIRTLKSLNRYNNDLAIYFVQHHPFLAKTFNQLSNPNKSYPPKQQQEEVSPNNIGSLKKISIRLSEFQRIPPRNKESMLSAEFKSNNVKATKIVADDVIVKQNGHRNTAMNRQNDNSRNNNKNSPQQASFSFNKKEPGSQFKFASWRSGNSRQTISNNADQQLRDSYRQRRHYFPSRQISPTTLSRLMVSRSNSHILAPIEKTYSKHKFKYPASALSFKTGPTFSKQKHISQNKIEHKHITSKDKELEDLWNDSWSDSDSEYEYYDDEDTTDNQIAVIRRSDIDADEIQTGSDVDAGEIQAVSDINAGEIHAGSMYADVIKANQMNAQRIIADDVVVSAKYREL comes from the exons ATGAAGAGATTAACGTTATTAATTACTGTGCTTATTTCTCAAGTAT GTTATACAGCAACAGATCAAATCAGAAGACACGAACTCAAGAACCACAGTTTGCTTACTAAGAGTAATTCCAATATGTACAACGCTGACAGCGAATACAGCAGGGATTCCGGAAACAAGTTCATTGATACGTTAAAAGGTGTGTTGATTCGAACACTTAAGTCCTTGAATAGATATAACAACGATCTTGCTATTTATTTTGTTCAGCACCATCCGTTTTTGGCCAAGACGTTTAACCAGCTGAGCAATCCTAACAAATCATATCCTCCAAAACAGCAACAAGAAGAAGTGTCTCCCAATAATATTGGTTCgctcaaaaaaatatcaattagatTATCTGAATTTCAACGTATTCCGCCACGAAATAAGGAAAGTATGTTATCTGCcgaatttaaatcaaataatgtaaAAGCCACTAAAATTGTAGCAGACGATGTTATTGTAAAACAAAACGGTCACAGAAATACAGCAATGAACCGTCAAAATGACAATAGccgtaataataataaaaattcacCACAACAAGCCTCATTCTCGTTTAATAAAAAAGAACCAGGAAGTCAATTTAAATTTGCAAGTTGGAGATCTGGGAATAGCAGGCAAACCATATCAAACAACGCTGACCAACAATTAAGAGATTCATATCGACAAAGAAGACATTACTTTCCATCTCGACAGATATCACCCACAACACTGTCTAGGCTCATGGTCTCTAGATCAAATTCACACATATTAGCTCCTATTGAAAAGACATATTCTAAGCATAAGTTTAAATATCCAGCATCTGCACTTTCTTTTAAAACTGGGcctactttttcaaaacaaaagcaCATATCACAAAATAAAATAGAACACAAACACATAACATCAAAGGACAAAGAGTTAGAGGATCTTTGGAATGATTCATGGTCTGATTCAGACTCAGAATACGAGTACTATGACGATGAAGACACTACTGACAACCAAATAGCAGTGATAAGAAGGAGTGATATTGATGCAGATGAAATACAGACTGGAAGTGACGTCGATGCTGGAGAAATACAAGCCGTAAGTGACATTAATGCAGGTGAAATTCATGCTGGAAGTATGTATGCTGATGTTATTAAAGCAAATCAAATGAATGCACAACGGATAATCGCAGATGATGTTGTTGTTTCTGCAAAATATCGAGAATTGTGA